In the Mycosarcoma maydis chromosome 6, whole genome shotgun sequence genome, one interval contains:
- a CDS encoding uncharacterized protein (related to cAMP-independent regulatory protein pac2): MPGPHSNISYPHDRYSHEPYYAYGARSPTSTASAQLHQVPFAYDHHTQPKHSSHLPTHARHPYGSHYASLSSTGSSASSSPQAMRAPVSHSLSMSVGSQQQPTYRGHIKTTKDAILLLAACDLVDNAGTPGLPPPRRVKRRLLDSERADVICSGSIFVWDEKEAGMRRWTDGKCWSASRVSGCFLTYRELEARKKPSSSITGGPTSNLYKAEGLIKQSFSMTTTSGRKLHVISYYTKRDVREGLLRRVSEDPRFVGENGGEWGLHVDEAEYPDPISRAGELPPGVNPQDPEGSQSPPSPAHLEPARGSTITHPRNIGYEPRRVSPAPKSYVDERAHGERSRLSPDPREPCSLSPCESASRHELVSHEPHYRPIKKEPLDRLSYPADVTPLHEARGLLPIRPIPVDSKYAEFALRGSSKHVVREISPCSGHDAGHAYGRKRSYQEFRGTASSFDEGRDDVKPACPRTQRMRSWSASSPDTTVQDVLAPIRPLGRVGSDDEAIPQLRTTHVMPPLGFKDQHDSAVGALLSLRSGSGSSDDSGSLPMHSKKVGAASSLSHSPTSTAPSSAAADDVSAKPGFSRMDRAALDRFSVRI; encoded by the exons ATGCCAGGTCCTCACAGCAACATCTCGTATCCTCACGATCGATACTCGCAT GAGCCATACTATGCATACGGAGCTCGATCTCCTACGTCCACCGCTTCGGCACAGCTGCATCAAGTGCCGTTCGCGTACGATCACCACACTCAGCCAAAACACTCGTCTCATCTCCCCACACACGCCCGTCATCCGTACGGCTCGCATTACGCCTCCTTGTCTTCGACGGGCTCCTCGgcctcctcttcgcccCAAGCCATGCGTGCCCCCGTGTCGCACTCATTGTCCATGTCCGTCggctcgcagcagcagcctaCCTATCGAGGTCACATCAAGACCACCAAGGATGCCATCCTTTTGCTTGCCGCCTGCGACTTGGTCGACAACGCTGGCACACCGGGCTTGCCCCCACCTCGCCGTGTCAAGCGCCGTCTTTTGGACTCTGAACGCGCCGATGTTATTTGCTCTGGTAGCATCTTTGTGTGGGACGAAAAAGAGGCCGGTATGCGACGTTGGACCGATGGCAAGTGTTGGTCTGCCAGTCGAGTCAGTGGCTGTTTCCTCACCTAtcgcgagctcgaagcacGCAAGAAGCCGTCGTCTAGCATCACGGGCGGTCCCACATCTAACCTCTACAAGGCTGAGGGTCTTATCAAGCAGTCGTTCAGCATGACCACCACCTCAGGTCGTAAGCTGCATGTGATCTCGTACTACACAAAACGAGACGTGCGCGAGGGTTTGCTGCGCCGTGTCAGCGAAGACCCGCGCTTTGTCGGCGAAAACGGCGGCGAGTGGGGTCTGCacgtcgacgaggccgagtATCCTGATCCGATCAGCCGCGCCGGTGAGCTTCCGCCTGGCGTCAATCCCCAAGACCCTGAAGGCTCTCAGTCGCCCCCCAGTCCAGCGCACCTGGAACCTGCTCGCGGTTCGACCATCACGCACCCCAGGAACATCGGATACGAGCCTCGTCGCGTCTCTCCAGCGCCCAAATCGTacgttgacgagcgcgcCCATGGCGAGCGTAGCCGCTTGTCTCCTGACCCAAGAGAACCCTGCTCCCTTTCTCCGTGCGAGTCTGCTTCAAGACATGAGCTggtcagtcacgagcctCACTACCGACCTATTAAGAAGGAGCCTCTCGACAGACTTTCATATCCTGCCGACGTGACGCCGCTGCATGAAGCACGCGGTCTGCTGCCTATTCGACCCATCCCTGTCGACTCCAAGTACGCAGAGTTTGCGTTGCGTGGTAGCAGCAAGCATGTCGTTCGGGAGATATCGCCTTGCTCGGGCCACGATGCAGGACACGCATATGGCCGCAAGCGATCGTATCAAGAGTTCCGCGGGACAGCCTCGTCGTTCGACGAAGGGCGCGACGACGTCAAGCCCGCCTGTCCTCGCACCCAGCGTATGCGCAGTTggagcgcaagcagccCCGACACGACTGTCCAGGATGTTCTTGCGCCAATTCGTCCGCTCGGTCGTGTCGGATCGGACGATGAGGCGATTCCGCAGCTTCGTACCACCCATGTTATGCCGCCGCTGGGGTTCAAGGATCAGCACGACTCGGCTGTAGGAGCTCTTCTCAGCTTGCGCAGTGGTAGTGGTTCGAGCGACGACTCTGGGTCTTTGCCGATGCACTCCAAGAAGGTTGgtgcagcttcttctctgTCTCATTCACCCACATCAACGGCGCCCAGcagcgctgcagcagacgaTGTATCTGCTAAACCTGGCTTTTCGCGAATGGACcgtgctgcgctcgacCGATTCAGCGTTCGCATCTGA
- a CDS encoding uncharacterized protein (related to metallothionein), translating into MACNCSSTNGTCTCAPGACTCNGCTNSCACKSSKKNCKCETNGQACTCSKGCAKCDCC; encoded by the coding sequence ATGGCCTGCAACTGCTCCTCGACCAACGGCACGTGCACGTGCGCCCCAGGCGCCTGCACGTGCAACGGCTGCACCAACTCTTGCGCCTGCAAGTCGTCCAAGAAGAACTGCAAGTGCGAGACCAACGGCCAGGCTTGCACCTGCTCCAAGGGCTGTGCTAAGTGCGACTGCTGCTAA
- a CDS encoding uncharacterized protein (related to Chitin deacetylase precursor) has product MKLSSTAIVAALSLASAVTANIGRGVPDPKLIQNLYKRHRDSGEYHKLIYKRSSPAQSALKPRATTEPEQAAIKNAAQECQPYNLPEMAAIQKQFPTPWDNATILPGDTEAQNTWNSIKNSGIIPSGIKPKGTVNGDFSSFTPTYPASDPDCWWTYQGCDTPKHPNLASDLTQCPEPNTWGLTFDDGPNCTHNAFYDFLQQNKQKATMFYIGSNVLDWPLEAQRGIVDGHHICVHTWSHQYMTAFPDEQVFAELYYTAKVIKDVVGVTPTCWRPPFGDIDDRVRAIAKGLGLESVLWTDDTDDWKILPLGTEPTASIDANYAAIIAKETSGPTAGQGNIVLTHEINGNTMSEFMKQYSKIQAAFKHIVPLTACMNQTNPYPEKITYPNFAQYIAGNINATGLPQGSQIKAGDNNYQPQLAVSQTATGTNTNGIVGATSSSSKPASSAPSSTNKSNQSADKSAATTLLVGGSLSAVVLLSAIAMLA; this is encoded by the coding sequence ATGAAGCTTTCCTCGACAGCCATCGTGGCagctctctcgctcgcctcggcgGTCACTGCCAACATCGGCCGTGGCGTACCCGACCCCAAGCTCATCCAGAACCTCTACAAACGCCATCGCGACAGTGGCGAGTACCACAAGCTCATCTACAAGCGTAGTTCGCCCGCTCAGTCGGCGCTAAAGCCGCGTGCTACCACCGAGCCCGAACAGGCTGCCATCAAGAACGCCGCACAGGAATGTCAGCCGTACAACCTCCCCGAAATGGCCGCCATCCAAAAGCAGTTCCCCACGCCCTGGGACAATGCTACCATCCTTCCTGGCGACACTGAGGCCCAAAACACGTGGAACTCGATCAAAAACTCGGGCATCATCCCTTCCGGCATCAAACCCAAGGGCACTGTCAATGGTGACTTTTCTTCCTTCACCCCCACCTACCCCGCAAGCGACCCTGACTGCTGGTGGACCTATCAGGGATGCGACACCCCCAAGCATCCTAACCTCGCCAGCGACCTGACCCAATGCCCCGAGCCCAACACCTGGGGATTAACCTTTGACGATGGTCCCAACTGCACTCACAATGCCTTTTACGACTTTTTGCAGCAAAACAAGCAGAAGGCCACCATGTTCTACATTGGCTCCAACGTGCTCGACTGGCCGCTCGAGGCTCAGCGCGGTATCGTCGATGGTCATCACATTTGCGTCCACACCTGGTCTCACCAGTACATGACCGCTTTCCCTGACGAGCAGGTGTTTGCCGAGCTATACTACACCGCCAAGGTCATCAAGGATGTGGTTGGTGTTACGCCTACTTGCTGGCGCCCACCTTTTGGCGATATCGATGACCGTGTTCGTGCGATTGCTAAGGGTCTCGGACTCGAGTCGGTGCTTTGGACCGACGACACGGACGACTGGAAGATTCTTCCGCTCGGTACCGAACCTACtgccagcatcgacgccaactacgccgccatcatcgccaaGGAAACCTCGGGCCCCACTGCAGGACAGGGCAACATTGTTTTGACGCACGAGATCAACGGAAACACCATGTCCGAGTTCATGAAGCAGTACTCCAAGATCCAGGCCGCGTTCAAGCACATTGTTCCTCTGACAGCTTGCATGAACCAGACCAATCCGTACCCCGAGAAAATCACCTATCCCAACTTTGCCCAGTATATTGCCGGTAACATCAACGCCACCGGCTTGCCGCAGGGATCGCAGATCAAGGCGGGCGACAATAACTACCAGCCGCAACTTGCCGTCAGCCAGACCGCCACGGGTACCAACACCAacggcatcgtcggcgCTACGAGCTCGTCTTCTAAGCCAGCTTCTTCCGCACCGAGTTCGACAAACAAGTCGAATCAGTCCGCAGATAAGTCGGCCGCTACCACTCTGCTTGTAGGTggctcgctctcggcggtcgtcttgctctcggCCATCGCCATGCTCGCCTGA
- a CDS encoding putative aconitate hydratase, translated as MIASLARVQRSRNGLSVAHKAIGSTRTLATPAADGRIPTFHPSRVPPYTELLTNLETVRAQLNRPLTLSEKILYSHLRNPEHDLAGVGADVSAIRGKKYLKLKIDRLAMQDASAQMALLQFMTCGLPRTAIPSSVHCDHLIQAFEGAEADLKRSIASNQEVFAFLESASKKYGIEFWGPGSGIIHQIVLENYAAPGLLMLGTDSHTPNASGLGCLAIGVGGADAVDAMTNTPWELMAPKVLGVHLKGELSPWCTPKDVILHLAGKLTVRGGTGKIVEYSGPGLQTLPATGLATMSNMGAEVGATTSAFPFTPAMGSYLEATGRAEVARAAEKAAGQGFLAADEGAEYDERIEINLSDLEPCLNGPFTPDLSTPLSEFVNKAKSDARDHPVELSAALIGSCTNSSYADMARCASLAQQARDRGMKVKSSFDVTPGSEQVRATVERDGIQQILTDVGGRVLANACGPCIGQWNRKELQGEDNVILTSFNRNFRGRNDGNSKTWNLLASPEIVTAMAFAGRLDFNPMTDSLTAPDGKPFKFEAPQSDVLPASGFAQGNIDYLPTPMPEPQPNTEVLISPTSARLEPLEPFSSPFAATAAQGKYELPSMRCLLRIKGKCTTDHISAAGPWLKYKGHLSNLAENTLIGATNDEFDAVNVAQDYETGKQDTIPGVAKLYKSRQQPWMMVADHNYGEGSAREHAALQPRFYGCNLIVARSIARIAETNLRKQGVLTLLFENEDDYLKIGSGDLVETVNLTDLIRPGGDLSTQVKLKVTKFEQDGKTVKETFELATKHSLSAAHLDWIRAGSALNLIREQAASSSSSLSTGSARVSGAFTAAAKSAASKVSSALGGVRGYATAAKPAGGSRNPNDPNYVAPAADPRTDSIRKIVYPPTPSSSKDRAGLSATSAASVLPFGQDSEEIHSTITRAWLLYQRTQRESLAASLNAKHARLREALADLKHTDARLYAAATYKVSPNKRSPKEHRRLVQLGLVTLPGAQPRPDAPSGAEPRRLVKAVPGGARLEGLFPREMRVPTHTPGRKLWPTFEVPAHA; from the coding sequence AtgatcgcctcgctcgctcgtgtTCAAAGGAGCCGCAATGGCCTTTCGGTGGCTCACAAGGCCATCGGTTCCACACGCACCTTGGCCACCCCTGCCGCCGATGGCCGCATTCCTACTTTTCACCCATCGCGTGTCCCACCTTACACAGAGCTGCTCACCAACCTGGAAACGGTGCGAGCCCAACTTAACCGTCCCTTGACCTTGTCGGAAAAGATCCTCTACTCGCATCTACGAAATCCAGAGCATGATCTTGCCGGTGTTGGTGCCGATGTCTCCGCAATTCGTGGCAAAAAGTacctcaagctcaagatcgaccGTCTTGCCATGCAGGACGCTTCCGCACAGATGGCTCTTCTCCAATTCATGACCTGTGGCCTACCACGCACCGCCATCCCTTCCAGCGTCCACTGCGATCATCTCATCCAGGCCTTCGAGGGTGCCGAAGCCGATCTCAAGCGTTCCATCGCATCCAACCAGGAGGTCTTTGCCTTCCTCGAGTCCGCCTCCAAAAAGTATGGCATCGAGTTCTGGGGTCCTGGCTCCGGTATCATTCACCAGATTGTTCTTGAAAACTACGCTGCCCCCGGTCTCCTCATGCTTGGCACCGACTCTCACACGCCCAACGCTTCCGGTCTCGGATGTCTTGCCATCGGCGTAGGAGGTGCTGATGCCGTCGACGCCATGACTAACACGCCTTGGGAACTCATGGCTCCAAAGGTTCTTGGCGTTCACCTCAAGGGCGAGCTCAGCCCGTGGTGCACTCCCAAAGACGTCATCCTTCACCTCGCTGGCAAGCTCACCGTGCGCGGCGGTACAGGCAAGATTGTGGAATATTCGGGCCCTGGTCTGCAGACGCTTCCCGCCACCGGTCTGGCCACCATGTCCAACATGGGTGCCGAGGTTGGTGCTACCACTTCTGCCTTCCCCTTCACGCCTGCTATGGGCTCGTATCTCGAGGCCACTGGACGTGCCGAGGTGGCCCGCGCTGCCGAAAAGGCAGCTGGTCAGggcttcttggccgccGACGAGGGCGCCGAGTacgacgagcgcatcgagatcAATCTGTCCGACCTTGAGCCCTGCCTCAACGGCCCTTTCACCCCTGATCTCAGCACGCCCCTTTCCGAGTTTGTCAACAAAGCCAAGTCAGACGCCCGCGACCATCctgtcgagctgagcgcTGCATTGatcggcagctgcaccaaCTCTTCCTACGCCGACATGGCGCGTTGCGCGTCGCTCGCCCAGCAGGCTCGTGACCGCGGCATGAaggtcaagtcgagcttcgaCGTTACCCCCGGTTCGGAACAGGTGCGTGCTACCGTAGAGCGCGATGGCATTCAACAAATCTTGACCGATGTAGGTGGACGCGTTCTCGCCAACGCCTGCGGTCCTTGCATTGGCCAGTGGAATCGAAAGGAGTTGCAAGGCGAGGATAATGTCATCTTGACTTCGTTCAACCGTAACTTTCGTGGACGCAACGACGGCAATTCCAAGACCTGGAACTTGCTCGCTTCGCCCGAGATTGTCACCGCCATGGCCTTCGCTGGTCGTCTCGACTTCAACCCTATGACCGACAGTCTCACTGCTCCCGATGGCAAGCCGTTCAAGTTTGAAGCTCCACAGAGTGACGTTCTGCCTGCCAGCGGTTTTGCCCAAGGCAACATTGACTATTTGCCCACGCCCATGCCCGAGCCACAGCCCAACACCGAGGTGCTCATCAGCCCCACCTCGGCTCGTCTCGAGCCTCTGGAGCCTTTCTCGAGTCCGTTTGCTGCCACTGCAGCCCAAGGCAAATACGAGCTGCCCAGCAtgcgctgcttgttgaGGATCAAGGGCAAGTGCACCACCGACCACATTTCTGCCGCCGGCCCTTGGCTCAAGTACAAGGGTCATCTTTCCAACCTGGCCGAGAACACACTGATCGGCGCTACGAACGACGAGTTTGATGCGGTCAACGTCGCACAGGATTACGAGACGGGCAAGCAAGACACGATTCCCGGTGTCGCCAAGCTCTACAAGTCACGTCAGCAGCCTTGGATGATGGTCGCCGACCACAACTACGGTGAAGGCTCTGCACGTGAGCACGCCGCGCTGCAACCGCGTTTCTACGGATGCAATCTTATCGTGGCTCGCAGCATTGCACGTATCGCCGAGACCAACCTGCGCAAACAGGGtgtgctgacgctgctgttcgAGAATGAGGACGACTACCTCAAGATCGGTTCGGGCGATCTGGTCGAGACGGTCAACCTGACGGATCTCATCCGACCTGGAGGAGATCTGTCGACGCAGGTCAAGTTGAAGGTGACCAAGTTCGAGCAGGATGGCAAGACGGTGAAGGAGACGTTTGAGTTGGCTACCAAGCACTCGTTGAGTGCAGCCCACTTGGACTGGATTCGAGCTGGTTCGGCGCTCAATCTGATTCGCGAGCAGGCtgcctcttcgtcttcgtcattGTCGACTGGCAGTGCTCGAGTGTCGGGTGCGTTTACGGCTGCAGCCAAGTCGGCAGCTAGCAAGGTGTCCTCTGCACTTGGTGGAGTGCGAGGCTATGCCACTGCTGCTAAGCCTGCGGGAGGATCTCGCAATCCCAACGATCCCAACTATGTGgcacctgctgctgatccGCGTACCGACTCGATTCGTAAGATTGTCTACCCGCCCACACCGTCTTCCTCGAAAGACCGGGCTGGCTTGTCTGCCACCTCGGCCGCATCCGTTCTCCCTTTCGGACAAGACTCGGAAGAGATCCATTCAACCATCACGCGCGCTTGGTTGCTCTACCAACGCACCCAACGCGAATCGCTCGCCGCCTCGCTCAATGCTAAACACGCGCGTCTGCGCGAAGCTCTTGCAGACCTCAAACACACAGACGCTCGCCTATACGCCGCAGCAACGTACAAAGTGTCGCCCAACAAGCGAAGTCCCAAAGAACACCGAAGGCTCGTTCAGCTCGGTCTGGTTACCTTGCCCGGTGCACAGCCCAGACCAGACGCACCATCCGGTGCCGAGCCCAGGAGGTTGGTCAAAGCCGTACCCGGTGGTGCTAGGTTGGAGGGGCTCTTCCCAAGAGAGATGAGGGTCCCCACTCATACTCCTGGTAGGAAGCTGTGGCCTACTTTCGAAGTTCCGGCTCACGCTTGA
- a CDS encoding uncharacterized protein (related to Endothelin-converting enzyme 1) has translation MSSHDYGRPSTDDHGEDRPFLDDEHGEAGAGAHQSPWTRFKRQVSATFAPLARPEELRPLERFLVILSVALLLLAAIFIGLFAGSQHKLAHRPASPAPVPGPGNPNPEPPVGDICTTKDCVLAASEVLRSIDETVDPCDDFSAFTTNNWAKSHPIPADAGLFGAGQYVASENAKIIRQIIADAPSIKDLEFSSFKDEQAEADQRNLAKLKGYYESCTDVNAQDKLGAQPLLDVLDHLRILFHPHKHGKYEQGNPPDISPSVLFHVQSDEAEKPLPPNQPPRRSPKPHPPRESPRPAPPSGERQKALTEALAWAHSRGLSAFFEITVDGDAVKDPTAATPWFFPSGLGLPDQAYYEDQDEVDFYKTVVSDGLHAYDREAKRSKDGKAAKNKKGNKKTDEKPRPPLAPLAEQVVELERQLAKITPDSEEITDPVASYNPINSTKLAYTFSSISWNDYFSALTVRTPETLILSSPKFVTSLDALISRTKTEVLEAYVVWTAIRELGPALGPNVKLRAAAERLERYSKGVEEGAKEDRETVCLGQLNAALGFMAGRYFVREAFKGDSKKRVEEIIHSVIRAFKSRLPELDWLDEKTRKKAEEKADAIRVMVGFPSTPNTTDAVSVANFYSDLDVDPSNYFANRLASKTRAVKRDWAQVGRKLNRELWDMFPAEVNAEYSPQGNYILFPAGIMQPPYFHVSWPSYLQRGAFGAVAGHELSHAFDPDGRLYDKNGYLRDWWTETTAHEFQERQTCLANQYHSYTVSDGKGGELHLRSNFTKGEDVADAGGVAQSYRAWKDELAAGGEAVEAANALLPGLGYTREQLFFISYGISYARNIRPSEQVKRIRTDPHSPNKYRINGVLINSPEFAEAFGCKAGRDRMALDPKQRCNIW, from the coding sequence atgtcgagccACGACTACGGTCGTCCCTCGACTGATGACCATGGCGAAGATCGCCCGTTTCTAGATGATGAGCACGGCGAAGCAGGTGCCGGTGCGCATCAATCGCCGTGGACTCGCTTCAAGCGCCAGGTCTCTGCTACTTTTGCTCCCCTCGCCAGGCCTGAGGAGCTTCGCCCTTTGGAGCGAttcctcgtcatcctttCCGTCGCGTTGCTCCTTCTTGCTGCCATCTTTATCGGCCTCTTTGCCGGATCGCAGCACAAGCTTGCTCACCGTCCTGCCTCGCCCGCTCCCGTTCCTGGTCCGGGCAATCCAAACCCTGAACCGCCCGTCGGCGATATCTGCACCACCAAGGACTGCGTGCTTGCGGCCAGCGAAGTGCTTCGCTCCATCGACGAAACCGTAGACCCATGCGACGACTTTTCTGCCTTCACCACCAACAACTGGGCCAAGTCTCATCCCATCCCCGCTGACGCTGGTCTGTTCGGTGCAGGTCAATACGTAGCGAGCGAGAACGCCAAGATCATCCGACAGATCATTGCCGATGCTCCTTCCATCAAGGACCTCGAATTTTCCTCTTTCAAGGATGAACAGGCCGAGGCTGATCAGCGTAACCTGGCCAAACTCAAGGGCTACTACGAGTCTTGCACCGACGTGAATGCTCAGGACAAGCTCGGTGCGCAACCGCTGCTCGATGTTCTGGACCACCTCCGTATCCTTTTCCACCCTCATAAGCACGGCAAGTACGAACAGGGAAACCCTCCTGACATCTCACCATCTGTCCTCTTCCACGTGCAGTCGGACGAGGCAGAGAAACCTCTTCCTCCCAACCAGCCTCCTAGACGCTCGCCCAAGCCTCATCCCCCTCGCGAGAGCCCGCGCCCTGCTCCACCCTCGGGTGAAAGGCAAAAGGCTCTCACTGAAGCGCTCGCCTGGGCCCATAGCCGAGGTCTTTCTGCCTTCTTTGAGATCACAGTCGATGGAGATGCTGTCAAGGACCCTACAGCGGCAACGCCCTGGTTCTTCCCCTCCGGCCTGGGTCTACCCGACCAGGCCTACTACGAGGACCAGGACGAAGTCGACTTCTACAAGACTGTCGTGTCCGACGGTCTGCACGCCTACGACCGTGAGGCCAAGCGTAGCAAGGATGGcaaggctgccaagaacaAAAAAGGCAACAAGAAGACCGACGAAAAGCCACGTCCTCCACTCGCGCCCCTCGCTGAGCAGGtggtcgagcttgaacGTCAACTCGCCAAGATCACTCCGGACTCCGAGGAAATCACCGACCCTGTGGCCTCTTACAACCCCATCAACTCGACCAAACTCGCTTACACCTTTTCCTCAATCAGCTGGAACGACTACTTTTCCGCACTCACCGTTCGCACTCCCGAGACGCTCATTCTCAGCAGCCCCAAGTTCGTCACTTCTCTCGATGCCCTCATCTCGCGCACCAAGACCGAAGTGCTCGAAGCATACGTTGTATGGACCGCTATTCGAGAGCTCGGACCTGCCTTGGGTCCCAATGTCAAGCTGCGTGCTGCCGCAGAGCGCCTGGAGAGGTATTCCAAAGGCGTCGAAGAGGGTGCTAAAGAGGACCGCGAGACTGTCTGCTTGGGTCAACTCAACGCTGCTCTTGGCTTCATGGCTGGACGCTACTTTGTGCGCGAGGCTTTCAAGGGCGACAGCAAGAAGAGGGTCGAGGAAATCATCCATTCGGTCATCAGAGCCTTCAAATCTCGCCTGCCCGAACTCGACTGGCTGGATGAGAAGACACGCAAAAAGGCCGAGGAGAAGGCTGATGCCATTCGCGTCATGGTCGGCTTTCCCAGCACTCCCAACACCACCGACGCCGTCTCGGTGGCCAACTTCTACTCGGATCTTGATGTCGACCCGTCCAACTACTTTGCCAATCGCCTGGCTTCCAAAACGCGCGCCGTCAAGCGCGACTGGGCCCAGGTAGGACGCAAGCTCAACCGCGAGCTGTGGGACATGTTCCCCGCCGAGGTCAACGCTGAGTACTCGCCTCAAGGCAACTACATTCTCTTCCCCGCTGGTATCATGCAGCCTCCGTATTTCCACGTCTCGTGGCCTTCGTATCTGCAGCGCGGTGCCTttggtgctgttgcaggACATGAGCTTTCACACGCATTCGATCCTGATGGTCGACTCTACGATAAGAATGGCTACTTGCGCGACTGGTGGACCGAAACCACTGCCCATGAGTTCCAAGAGCGTCAGACGTGCCTTGCCAACCAGTACCACTCGTACACCGTCTCGGATGGCAAGGGAGGcgagctgcatctgcgATCCAACTTCACCAAAGGTGAAGACGTCGCTGATGCTGGCGGTGTGGCACAGAGCTACCGAGCGTGGAAGGATGAGCTGGCTGCCGGGGGTGAAGCCGTAGAAGCAGCCAATGCTCTTCTCCCCGGTCTTGGCTATACGAGGGAACAGCTGTTCTTCATCTCATACGGTATCAGCTATGCACGTAACATCAGGCCAAGCGAACAGGTCAAGAGGATCCGCACTGACCCGCACAGCCCCAACAAGTACCGCATCAACGGTGTGCTGATCAACTCGCCCGAGTTTGCCGAGGCTTTCGGCTGCAAAGCAGGCAGGGACAGGATGGCTCTTGACCCCAAACAGCGTTGCAACATTTGGTGA
- a CDS encoding uncharacterized protein (related to VPS55 - protein involved in late endosome to vacuole trafficking), producing the protein MAAGLKTIILLSFVLALGFLLIILSCALWSNWLPLLVALIYVLTPLPNSLCARCAGADDFSADYNSGFLDFGNFMTGLMIVSGFALPLSLAHAGVIAPTACWMSIAGGGLVYATILTYSGFFSETDDY; encoded by the exons ATGGCGGCCGGACTCAAGA CCATCATCCTACTCTCATTTGTGCTCGCACTGGGCTTCTTGCTCATTATCCTGTCGTGCGCACTGTGGTCCAACTGGCTGCCGCTTCTCGTAGCGCTCATCTACGTCCTGACACCGTTACCAAATAGCCTCTGCGCACGCTGCGCCGGTGCCGACGACTTTTCCGCCGACTACAATAGCGGCTTTTTGGACTTTGGCAACTTCATGACAGGTCTCATGATTGTCTCTGGGTTTGCCTTGCCACTGTCGTTGGCGCATGCAGGTGTTATTGCGCCAACGGCCTGTTGGATGTCAATCGCCGGTGGCGGACTTGTCTACGCTACCATCTTGACCTACTCTGGATTCTTCAGCGAGACAGATGACTATTAA